Proteins encoded together in one Microcebus murinus isolate Inina chromosome 18, M.murinus_Inina_mat1.0, whole genome shotgun sequence window:
- the TUBG1 gene encoding tubulin gamma-1 chain has product MPREIITLQLGQCGNQIGFEFWKQLCAEHGISPEGIVEEFATEGTDRKDVFFYQADDEHYIPRAVLLDLEPRVIHSILNSPYAKLYNPENIYLSEHGGGAGNNWASGFSQGEKIHEDIFDIIDREADGSDSLEGFVLCHSIAGGTGSGLGSYLLERLNDRYPKKLVQTYSVFPNQDEMSDVVVQPYNSLLTLKRLTQNADCVVVLDNTALNRIATDRLHIQNPSFSQINQLVSTIMSASTTTLRYPGYMNNDLIGLIASLIPTPRLHFLMTGYTPLTTDQSVASVRKTTVLDVMRRLLQPKNVMVSTGRDRQTNHCYIAILNIIQGEVDPTQVHKSLQRIRERKLANFIPWGPASIQVALSRKSPYLPSAHRVSGLMMANHTSISSLFERTCRQYDKLRKREAFLEQFRKEDMFKDNFDEMDTSREIVQQLIDEYHAATRPDYISWGTQEQ; this is encoded by the exons ATGCCGAGAGAAATCATCACCCTACAGTTGGGCCAGTGCGGCAATCAGA ttGGGTTCGAGTTCTGGAAACAACTGTGCGCCGAGCATGGTATCAGTCCCGAGGGCATTGTGGAGGAGTTCGCCACCGAGGGCACTGACCGCAAGGACGTCTTTTTCTACCAG GCAGACGATGAGCACTACATCCCCCGGGCTGTGCTGCTGGACCTGGAGCCCCGGGTGATTCACTCCATCCTCAACTCCCCCTATGCCAAGCTCTACAACCCAGAGAACATCTACCTGTCAGAGCATGGAGGAGGAGCTGGCAACAACTGGGCCAGTGGCTTCTCCCAG GGAGAAAAGATCCACGAGGACATTTTTGACATCATAGACCGGGAGGCAGATGGTAGTGACAGTCTAGAG GGATTTGTGCTGTGTCACTCCATTGCTGGGGGGACAGGCTCTGGCCTGGGATCCTACCTCTTGGAACGGCTGAATGACAG GTACCCCAAGAAGCTGGTGCAGACGTACTCAGTGTTTCCCAACCAAGACGAGATGAGTGACGTGGTGGTCCAGCCCTACAACTCTCTCCTCACACTTAAGAGGCTGACCCAGAATGCAGACTGTGTG GTGGTGCTGGACAACACGGCCCTGAACCGGATCGCCACAGACCGCCTACACATCCAGAACCCGTCCTTCTCCCAGATCAACCAGCTG GTGTCCACCATCATGTCGGCCAGCACCACCACCCTGCGCTACCCCGGCTACATGAACAACGACCTCATCGGCCTCATCGCCTCGCTCATTCCCACCCCACGGCTCCACTTCCTCATGACCGGCTATACCCCCCTCACCACGGACCAGTCA GTGGCCAGTGTGAGGAAGACCACAGTCCTGGATGTGATGAGGCGGCTGCTGCAGCCCAAGAACGTGATGGTGTCCACAGGCCGGGACCGCCAGACCAACCACTGCTACATCGCCATCCTCAACATCATCCAAGGAGAGGTGGACCCCACCCAG GTCCACAAGAGCCTGCAGAGGATCCGGGAACGGAAGTTGGCCAACTTCATCCCCTGGGGTCCAGCCAGCATCCAGGTGGCCCTGTCGAGGAAGTCTCCCTACCTGCCCTCAGCCCACCGGGTCAGTGGGCTCATGATGGCCAACCACACTAGCATCTCCTCG CTCTTTGAGAGGACCTGTCGCCAGTATGACAAGCTGCGGAAGCGGGAGGCCTTCCTGGAGCAGTTCCGCAAGGAGGACATGTTCAAGGACAACTTTGATGAGATGGACACTTCCAGAGAGATTGTGCAGCAGCTCATAGATGAGTACCATGCGGCAACACGGCCTGACTACATCTCCTGGGGCACCCAGGAGCAGTGA